The Bacillus carboniphilus genome contains a region encoding:
- a CDS encoding murein hydrolase activator EnvC family protein: protein MKKSNKIMSLSLATLLGTSAILIPLSNDAIASSLKDIQNERSSIESNIDQKNSELAELEQKEKQLNAEIEKLDNQMIEVSAKIGDTEEKIAEAEKKIEELKKQIVEVKERIEQREELLKERAVAIQDSGGAVKYIDVLLGSKNFSDFISNVGMISTILEEDERILEEHVADQKLLEEKETELTIELEKLTAEKEELDELKAELETTKKEKDALLKDIETEAEDLHGHIDELENEAEILKQQEAAMKAETVRVKAKKGSSSSSSSSSSSSSSSTLSMATNISSGDWTWPSAATYLSSGYGYRWGKMHKGVDIASRASNVAIYAAADGTVIEAGWNSGGYGNWALIAHNIGGQKYVTLYGHMKDSPMVSAGQSVSKGQPIGIMGSTGYSTGPHLHFEIHVGGYGNPVNPIDFIQ from the coding sequence ATGAAAAAATCTAATAAGATTATGTCGTTGAGTTTAGCTACTTTATTAGGAACTAGTGCCATCCTTATACCTTTAAGTAATGATGCGATTGCGTCATCGTTAAAAGATATTCAAAATGAACGTTCTAGTATTGAATCCAATATAGATCAAAAAAATTCAGAACTTGCTGAATTAGAACAAAAAGAAAAACAATTAAATGCTGAAATTGAAAAACTCGATAATCAAATGATTGAGGTTTCTGCTAAGATTGGCGATACTGAGGAAAAAATTGCAGAAGCAGAGAAAAAAATTGAAGAGCTAAAAAAACAAATTGTTGAAGTAAAGGAACGAATTGAACAACGAGAAGAATTGTTAAAAGAACGTGCTGTTGCAATTCAAGATAGCGGCGGAGCTGTCAAATATATCGACGTACTTTTAGGTTCTAAAAACTTCAGTGATTTTATCTCGAATGTGGGTATGATTTCTACGATCCTTGAAGAGGATGAGCGTATTTTAGAAGAGCACGTGGCCGACCAAAAACTATTAGAAGAAAAAGAAACGGAATTAACAATTGAGTTAGAAAAGCTTACAGCTGAAAAAGAAGAATTAGATGAATTAAAAGCTGAACTAGAGACGACGAAAAAAGAAAAAGATGCGCTTCTAAAAGATATTGAGACAGAAGCAGAGGATTTGCATGGTCATATTGATGAACTAGAAAACGAAGCAGAGATATTAAAACAACAAGAAGCGGCAATGAAAGCAGAAACAGTTAGAGTAAAAGCGAAGAAAGGTTCTAGTTCATCAAGCTCTTCATCTAGTTCAAGTAGCAGTAGTTCCACTCTATCAATGGCAACTAATATCTCGAGTGGAGACTGGACTTGGCCATCAGCTGCTACTTATCTTTCATCAGGATATGGCTACAGATGGGGAAAAATGCATAAAGGTGTAGACATTGCTTCACGTGCTTCTAACGTTGCGATATACGCTGCAGCTGATGGTACCGTGATCGAGGCTGGCTGGAATTCTGGTGGATATGGAAATTGGGCGTTAATTGCACATAATATTGGAGGACAAAAATATGTAACCCTGTATGGTCATATGAAAGATTCACCGATGGTTTCTGCAGGTCAATCTGTATCAAAAGGACAACCAATTGGTATTATGGGAAGCACGGGATATTCGACTGGACCACATTTACACTTTGAAATTCACGTAGGTGGCTATGGTAACCCTGTTAACCCAATTGATTTCATACAATAA
- a CDS encoding swarming motility protein SwrAA yields MSKRASALRKERFEDLFHQFKAVDQESNLSNTKIFIGIQQFCLYIANYTSIKEISSIDEQTVEEFFSYLIKEQKRLGVNLTDIKRTILAIQDFTNISSMNYLFDFSLNNTSLWTNLQSSSRF; encoded by the coding sequence TTGAGTAAGCGAGCAAGTGCATTAAGAAAAGAAAGATTTGAGGATTTGTTTCATCAATTCAAAGCGGTTGATCAAGAATCGAACCTCTCAAACACAAAAATTTTTATTGGTATACAGCAGTTTTGTCTGTATATTGCAAATTACACCTCTATTAAAGAAATTTCTTCAATTGATGAGCAAACAGTTGAAGAGTTTTTCTCTTACTTAATAAAGGAACAAAAAAGACTAGGTGTGAATTTGACAGATATAAAAAGGACGATCTTAGCCATTCAAGATTTTACAAACATTTCATCGATGAATTATTTGTTTGATTTTTCCTTGAATAATACTTCTTTATGGACAAATTTACAGTCTTCTTCAAGATTTTAG
- a CDS encoding glycosyltransferase, translating into MIRISLCMIVKNEEDTLDRCLSSVKGVPDEIIIVDTGSTDATKEIAKKHNARIYDFEWIDDFAAARNFSFSKARKDYIMWLDADDLLLPEDRQKLLNLKERISPKIDAISMIYHTLFDEHGNVVTSVRRIRIVKKIHDFKWHGFVHEDLTTEEPYKYFDSDIIVTHKKPEDKMNKAEEGKTGRNLQIYERHLKAGKELSKHDLFHYSRELHSNKRYDDAIVYYEQFLELEDIELQHRLFVMHKLASCYHIIGNIDKEREITFESLKWDVPHPSFSCRIAEWFLEKEHYAQAAYWYEQALNDKAEDTWLIDQLPFRTWLPHKQLGLCYFHLQKYHDSLFHNKKVLEYQPNDEATMKNIKMLEGLI; encoded by the coding sequence ATGATAAGAATTAGCTTATGTATGATTGTTAAAAATGAAGAAGATACACTGGATCGTTGTTTATCCTCTGTAAAAGGAGTACCTGATGAAATTATCATTGTTGACACAGGATCTACAGATGCTACAAAAGAAATTGCTAAAAAACATAATGCTCGAATATATGACTTTGAGTGGATTGATGATTTTGCCGCTGCACGGAACTTTTCCTTTAGTAAAGCTCGAAAAGACTACATCATGTGGTTGGATGCCGATGACTTGCTCCTTCCCGAGGATCGTCAAAAATTACTAAACTTAAAAGAAAGAATAAGTCCGAAAATTGATGCCATATCAATGATTTATCATACATTATTTGATGAACATGGAAATGTCGTCACTAGTGTTCGAAGAATTCGGATTGTCAAGAAAATACATGACTTTAAGTGGCACGGTTTTGTCCATGAAGATTTAACAACGGAGGAACCTTACAAATACTTTGATAGTGATATCATTGTTACCCATAAAAAACCTGAAGACAAGATGAATAAAGCGGAGGAAGGAAAAACAGGGCGCAACCTACAAATATACGAAAGACACTTAAAAGCAGGAAAGGAGCTTAGTAAACATGACTTGTTTCACTACTCTAGAGAACTGCATAGTAACAAAAGGTATGACGATGCGATTGTGTACTATGAACAGTTTCTAGAGCTAGAAGATATTGAATTACAACATCGTCTATTCGTTATGCATAAACTCGCCTCATGTTATCACATCATAGGGAACATTGATAAAGAAAGAGAGATCACGTTTGAATCTCTTAAGTGGGATGTGCCACACCCATCTTTCAGTTGCAGAATTGCCGAATGGTTTTTAGAAAAAGAACACTATGCTCAAGCTGCCTATTGGTATGAACAAGCCTTGAACGACAAAGCTGAAGATACATGGCTAATCGATCAATTACCTTTTCGAACTTGGCTTCCACATAAACAACTCGGACTCTGTTATTTTCATCTTCAAAAGTATCATGACTCACTCTTCCACAACAAAAAAGTGCTTGAATATCAACCGAATGATGAAGCTACTATGAAAAATATAAAAATGCTGGAAGGTCTTATATAA
- a CDS encoding PDZ domain-containing protein → MLEQWLMELSKGIGRFFLNPLLYFMLFYCVIIGVLRVKRERKSFHIRIYDTLEEVKFTFLKGLFLGVLFSLVILLTGLMLPFGTIVLMTVWTLLLCITLQTRLLSPVYTMGGTILLVSILSMIDLKEYWFSQYLINVETTSLPTLAILLALLIIIEGFLVYRSGHLKTSPSIKMSSRGKSIGNHRSDKVWMAADSFVNSRRKPINYRLVSFYVTWRFLLAFVCSVICRISPKNSRFNAEGKYSSNRSKNHLARVINAYLCDCESLVDSSCLWSVGFSFVGHQFISIKQRMNDDSAAFYFSKRDQGLVILGILPSSPANQLNLQVGEMIIQVNGQPVTTVSGFYEALQKNRTYCKLDVIGFNGEVRFVQRSMYEGEHHELGLIFIGDDKKTEAEQCKHKK, encoded by the coding sequence TTGTTAGAACAATGGTTAATGGAGTTATCGAAAGGTATCGGTCGTTTTTTTCTGAATCCGTTGTTATACTTTATGCTTTTTTATTGTGTAATAATTGGAGTTCTTAGAGTAAAGAGAGAGAGAAAGTCTTTTCATATAAGAATTTACGATACTTTAGAGGAAGTGAAGTTCACTTTTCTAAAAGGACTTTTTCTTGGCGTGCTTTTTTCCCTTGTAATTCTATTAACAGGATTAATGCTTCCGTTTGGGACCATTGTTTTAATGACTGTATGGACATTGTTGCTATGTATAACACTCCAGACAAGACTATTATCTCCTGTGTATACAATGGGTGGAACAATTTTGTTAGTCAGCATCCTTTCTATGATTGACTTAAAAGAATATTGGTTTAGTCAATATCTTATCAATGTAGAGACGACTTCTTTGCCAACATTAGCAATATTATTAGCCTTACTAATAATAATAGAAGGGTTTTTAGTTTATCGTTCAGGTCATCTTAAAACGTCTCCCTCTATCAAAATGAGTAGTCGGGGAAAATCGATTGGTAACCATCGTTCCGATAAAGTTTGGATGGCTGCCGACTCTTTTGTTAATTCCAGGAGGAAGCCTATCAATTACAGACTGGTCTCATTTTACGTTACATGGAGATTCCTTTTGGCTTTTGTGTGTTCCGTTATTTGTCGGATTTCACCAAAGAATTCAAGGTTCAATGCCGAAGGAAAGTATTCAAGTAACAGGTCGAAGAATCATTTGGCTAGGGTTATTAACGCTTACCTTTGCGATTGCGAGTCTTTGGTGGACTCCTCTTGTTTATGGAGTGTTGGATTTTCCTTCGTTGGTCATCAATTTATTTCTATTAAACAACGCATGAATGATGATTCTGCTGCTTTTTATTTTTCTAAAAGAGATCAAGGTTTAGTCATATTAGGAATTCTTCCAAGTTCCCCGGCGAATCAATTAAATTTACAAGTTGGGGAAATGATCATCCAGGTGAATGGGCAACCTGTCACGACGGTTTCTGGGTTTTATGAGGCTTTACAAAAAAATCGTACGTATTGTAAGCTTGATGTGATCGGGTTTAATGGAGAGGTTCGTTTTGTTCAACGTTCAATGTATGAAGGCGAGCATCATGAGCTTGGTTTAATATTTATTGGTGACGACAAAAAGACCGAAGCGGAGCAGTGTAAACATAAAAAGTAG
- a CDS encoding superoxide dismutase — protein MIHILPDLQYDYDDLEPYIDARTLEIHHSKHHATYVKNLNNALSSTEGLQGKSLPEILANLSSLPKDIQTKVRNNGGGHYCHSLFWENMSPKGGGDPNGDIKKSIEYYFNTFDDFKHKLSQATISRFGSGYGWLVLDGSSLSIMSTANQNTPLEEGKVPLLVIDVWEHAYYLKYQNRRPEFVENWWNTVNWDIVNERYLKALKEINVV, from the coding sequence TTGATTCATATCTTACCAGATTTACAATATGACTATGATGATCTCGAGCCCTACATCGATGCAAGGACATTGGAGATCCATCATAGTAAACATCATGCAACGTATGTAAAAAATTTAAATAATGCGCTGTCCTCAACTGAAGGATTACAAGGAAAATCGCTACCGGAGATTCTTGCTAACCTTTCTTCTTTGCCAAAGGATATTCAAACAAAAGTAAGGAACAATGGAGGGGGTCATTATTGTCATAGTCTTTTTTGGGAAAATATGAGTCCAAAAGGTGGTGGTGATCCTAACGGAGACATAAAAAAATCGATTGAGTATTATTTTAATACGTTTGATGACTTTAAACATAAGTTGTCTCAAGCTACAATCAGTCGTTTTGGTAGTGGTTATGGCTGGCTTGTTTTAGATGGAAGCTCACTTTCTATCATGAGTACAGCTAATCAAAACACTCCTTTAGAAGAAGGGAAAGTCCCTCTACTTGTCATTGATGTTTGGGAGCATGCCTATTACTTAAAATACCAAAATCGCCGCCCTGAATTCGTTGAAAATTGGTGGAATACGGTCAATTGGGACATTGTTAATGAGCGTTATTTAAAGGCATTAAAAGAAATAAATGTTGTTTAA
- a CDS encoding MOSC domain-containing protein, whose protein sequence is MTRKLVHLAVGKPKEIQYGEDKTMYSGIGKSAIKEVYLSKEGFHHDGVANTKFHGGPDRAVCFYSYEHYSMWEREYGVILPKAAFGENVTAINMHEKDVCIGGVYQLGEAIVQVSQGRIPCQTITKRTTIDLSRVIDTGYTGFFCRVLSEGVVREDSPIDLLESHPNNVTILYANQVFFHQKNNVKGMERILKVEPLAEVWREKLTKRLEKIVSIVD, encoded by the coding sequence ATGACTCGTAAGCTCGTTCATTTAGCCGTTGGTAAACCTAAAGAAATACAATATGGTGAAGATAAAACGATGTATTCGGGAATAGGTAAAAGCGCGATTAAAGAAGTTTATTTAAGTAAAGAAGGGTTTCATCATGATGGGGTAGCGAATACAAAGTTTCATGGTGGACCAGATCGAGCGGTGTGCTTTTATTCTTATGAACATTATTCGATGTGGGAAAGAGAATATGGAGTGATTTTACCTAAGGCTGCTTTTGGAGAAAATGTGACAGCTATAAATATGCATGAGAAAGATGTTTGTATCGGGGGTGTGTATCAACTAGGAGAGGCAATTGTTCAAGTGTCACAAGGGAGAATCCCTTGTCAAACGATTACGAAACGGACAACGATTGATCTTAGCCGAGTGATTGATACAGGGTACACGGGCTTTTTCTGTCGCGTGCTTTCAGAAGGGGTTGTTCGAGAGGACAGTCCGATTGATTTGTTAGAATCACATCCAAACAACGTCACCATTTTATATGCCAACCAAGTGTTCTTTCATCAAAAAAACAATGTAAAAGGAATGGAAAGAATCTTGAAAGTGGAACCTTTAGCTGAGGTATGGAGAGAGAAGCTAACGAAACGGTTAGAGAAAATTGTTTCGATAGTGGATTAA
- the ftsX gene encoding permease-like cell division protein FtsX gives MISTLLRHFQESIKSLGRNAWMTFASISAVTVTLLLVGTFLVVIFNLNHVASKVEEQVEVSVQIDPAADEEQIEQLKTELQEIDKVSSVVFSSKDEQLEQLQETMGDAFDFYEQNNPLKDVYIIKPKVPQDTSVIAKEAEGLENVSKVTYGEETVEKLFGFTDNARIVGSVLVIGLLFTAMFLISNTIKITIFARRHEIEIMKLVGATNWFIRWPFLMEGIFLGLLGSVIPVVLLLTSYDKVYQWLTNYTAGTFYEILPYNPFIFQVSGIIMLIGSIIGVWGSLMSIRKFLRI, from the coding sequence AGTTTAGGAAGAAATGCATGGATGACATTTGCTTCTATATCGGCCGTTACTGTAACACTGTTATTAGTAGGAACTTTTTTAGTTGTCATATTTAATTTAAACCATGTTGCGTCAAAGGTCGAAGAGCAGGTTGAAGTCAGTGTGCAAATTGATCCTGCAGCAGACGAAGAACAAATTGAACAGTTAAAAACAGAGCTTCAAGAAATTGATAAAGTAAGTTCTGTTGTTTTTTCATCAAAGGATGAACAGCTTGAGCAACTACAAGAGACGATGGGTGATGCCTTTGACTTTTATGAACAAAACAACCCATTAAAAGATGTCTATATTATAAAACCAAAAGTTCCTCAAGATACTAGTGTGATAGCTAAAGAAGCAGAGGGACTAGAAAATGTATCTAAAGTAACATATGGTGAAGAAACCGTTGAAAAGCTATTTGGTTTTACAGATAATGCAAGAATTGTTGGGAGTGTGCTTGTGATTGGGTTGCTCTTTACAGCGATGTTTCTAATCTCAAATACAATTAAGATTACGATCTTTGCTCGTCGTCATGAAATTGAAATTATGAAGCTTGTTGGGGCTACCAACTGGTTCATACGCTGGCCATTTTTAATGGAAGGAATCTTTCTTGGTTTATTAGGTTCTGTCATCCCAGTTGTTTTATTGTTAACTTCTTATGATAAAGTTTATCAATGGTTGACAAATTATACGGCAGGAACATTTTATGAGATCTTACCTTATAACCCATTTATTTTCCAAGTTTCTGGTATTATCATGTTAATTGGTTCCATAATTGGTGTTTGGGGAAGTTTAATGTCCATTAGAAAGTTTTTAAGAATATAG
- a CDS encoding DUF2198 family protein: MIKLLVALLIPFFLVLLFSRVTYNHYVGTGLTLALLIVAFFNGHMDSTAIWFLDVASLIAGFMVSKKMIEDVKRVKQ; encoded by the coding sequence ATGATTAAATTGTTGGTGGCTTTATTAATTCCCTTTTTTTTAGTTTTGCTTTTTTCTAGAGTGACTTATAACCATTATGTTGGGACAGGCTTAACGTTAGCTTTGCTAATAGTTGCTTTTTTTAATGGGCATATGGATTCTACGGCGATTTGGTTTTTAGATGTGGCATCCTTAATAGCAGGATTTATGGTGTCAAAAAAAATGATTGAAGATGTTAAGAGGGTAAAGCAATAA